Proteins encoded within one genomic window of Humulus lupulus chromosome 1, drHumLupu1.1, whole genome shotgun sequence:
- the LOC133823848 gene encoding uncharacterized protein LOC133823848, with product MSNADPEAIFSAIPQQNATEKPMSKPPPPFPQRFQKQQQHSKFQRFLDVLKQLPINIPLVEALEQIPNDVKFLKDIWTKKRRLGEFEMVSLTKGCSAILKNKIPPNLKDLGNFTIPISIGGRELGIGEARPTTLTLQLAYRSMVHPEGKIEDVLVQVDKFIFSADFIILDYDEDKDVLIILGRPFLATGRTLIDAEKGELTIRAQDEQVTFKVFNPIRSPNEVEACLAMSASNFKLIEKMHEKHSKGVTKKCPF from the exons ATGTCAAATGCTGATCCTGAAGCAATTTTTTCTGCAATTCCTCAGCAAAATGCAACAGAGAAGCCTatgagcaagccacctccaccatttcctcagcgaTTTCAAAAGCAGCAGCAACATAGCAAATTTCAAAGATTTTTGGATGTTTTGAAGCAACTCCCCATCAACATACCTCTAGTGGAAGCTTTGGAACAAATTCCTAATGATGTGAAGTTCTTGAAGGATATTTGGACAAAGAAGAGGAGGCTTGGTGAATTTGAAATGGTTTCTTTGACTAAAGGTTGTAGTGCTattttgaagaataaaattcctccAAATTTAAAGGATCTAGGCAATTTCACAATTCCAATTTCTATTGGGGGACGAGAA ttgggaattggagaagcaAGGCCAACTACACTCACCTTGCAATTAGCTTACCGTTCTATGGTGCATCCGGAGGGAAAGATTGAAGACGTCCTAGTACAAGTTGACAAGTTCATTTTTTCAGCGGATTTTATTATTCTTGACTATGACGAAGATAAAGATGTACTGAtcattttggggagaccatttcTTGCCACTGGGAGGACATTGATAGATGCTGAAAAAGGAGAGCTCACCATTCGAGCTCAAGATGAACAAGTCACATTCAAGGTTTTTAATCCTATACGCTCTCCTAATGAAGTTGAAGCTTGCTTGGCCATGAGTGCTTCTAACTTCAAGTTGATTGAAAAGATGCATGAAAAGCATAGCAAAGGAGTGACGAAAAAATGTCCCTTTTGA